The Magnolia sinica isolate HGM2019 chromosome 3, MsV1, whole genome shotgun sequence genome includes the window TTCCACTTCTAGGTTCAAGACTCACCTGGACCAACTGCAGATTGAAGCCCTCCCTCTCTAGATTAGATAGATTCCTTCTATCTCCAGACTGGCTGGAGACCTATCCCTCTACTTCTCAGACCACCCTCCCAAGATCAACTTCGGACCACTGCCTGATAATGTTGTCTTCTGAAGATCTCAATTGGGGTCCAAAGCCTTTTCGGTTTGAATCATCTTGGCTTAACTATGATGGGTTTTTTCAGTTGGTCTCAGACTGGTGGGGCAGTTTCCAGGTGGAGGGATACGCAGGTTATAATCTCTGTACCAAACTCAGAAGGCTGAAGACAGAGCTCAAAAGATGGAACAAAGATGTGTTATCCAAGAGGGAATTGACACGGAATCTATCAAGGCTGAAATTCAGGCGATCAATGTTGCAACGGAAAAAGGCCATGTCTCTGGAGATTCTAGCTCAAAGGATTCAGCTCATTCAGTCCCTGTCAGCTAGGGCTCTTGACAACGAAATCGCGTGGAAACAGAGATCCCACGCCAAGTGGCTGAAAGAAGGGGACAATAATTCCAAATTCTTTCACTCTATAGCCAGCATGCACGCTAGGTGCAACAGAATCAGCTACATTCACGTTAAGGGGCGCCGCATCGAGGATAAAGAAGAAATATCAAAGGAAGCAATCCTTCATTTCATTTCCCTTCTAAGCGCCGATGGTTGGGACAGACCGGGCCTGGATTCTCTTCACTTCAATAATCTCAGTCCCCTAGATGTTGACTCCCTTGTAGCTCCATTTTCAGAGGAAGAAGTGAAGACGGCTCTGAATTCTCTTGGCAGCGACAAGGCCCCAGGCCCTGATGGCTTTCCTCTctgcttcttcattttttttgggaGCTTATCAAAGCAGACATTATGTTGTTTTTCAAAGAATTCCACGACAGAGGAATCCTCTCCGAAGGCCTAGGGTCTTCTTTCATCGTGCTTATCCCTAAAGTTCCTAGCGCAAGTTCCTTCTCTGAATTCAGACCCATGAGTCTAATTGGTGGCCCCTACAAAATTCTGGCCAAAGTCCTAGCCACCCGTTTGAAGCTAATCCTCAGCAACATCATCTCCTCTCATCAACGTGCTTTCATCCCGGGCAGACAGATCATCGACTGTGCGTTAATAGCTAATGAATGTATGCATTCCTCTTTCAAAGACGGTCGCAAATCTATCTGCTACAAGCTTGATATCGAAAAGGCCTACGACCATGTCGATTGGAAATTCATCTAATACATGATGAGGCGTATGGGATTCCCTAACAAATGGTGTAGATGGATTGGAGAGTGTTTAGGATCAGCTCATTTCTCTATCCTCATCAACGGCACCCCGAAAGGCTTCTTCAAGAGTTCCAGAGGCATCCGACAGGGAGACCCTCTCTCCCCTTTCCTCTTTCTAATCGTTGGAGAAGCCCTCTCCAGTCTGATCCAGGAAGGCCAATCTGCTGGCATTCTCAGTGGCATCAGAATGAGAGGCCTTCCTTCCCTGGTTTCCCATATTCAATTTGCAGATGACACCCTCATCTTCAGCGATGCGGATCCGATTAAGGTCGACAACATCCGCACCACGATCAAGAGTTTCGAAGCAGGTCTCgggtaggggtgcacatttaaccgttggatccgtggaaccggaccggaaccgttggatcggtccggtttggtccggttccagggtgctaacggtccagttccggttcccaaattttttgaaccgttgattatggatcggttccggtttagggtcctgtagaaccgaaccgaaccgttgatccgaaccgtaAAACCGAACCATGACAGGAACCGTGGTCcgtggatctgaaccgttgatctgacttagtttaaaacaaaaaaaaagtgtgCCAAAGATGAGACGTGCTGGACACTTTCAGTGTAAAACAATTTTAAGTGAGATTCCATTGTTGGTGGGACCAATCATcaacggtcaagatcatctaagGATCCATATTTACGAAAGAGACGTCAATATATGATTCACATCCAATTTATCGAGATTCAGGACCTATGGTTATTTCTCTAGAAATAGAACGTGacccgactctctctctcctgcCAAGCTGGAAAAACAATCAACCCCAATTCACCTCGACCATAGATGATTCCAGGCAGCGCAACTGAAACACAGCACCTAGAAATCTGACACACATCTGGCACATCCGCGTCACTGCACCACCCCTCTCGAATAGCTCTAGTCCATATAAAGACGCCTCCTTCCTTTTTCCATCATCTCTCCCTGATAGAGAAAAAGGGCAGCGAAGAGGAAAGAGAATCTGGCGAACATGAGCGCCAGCATCAGAAGCATCCCAGTCCCAGAAGATCCCGTTAACCCATCGTCTTACGTTCGTCTCCGCGAAGGAGAAGAAGGCGCCAGTTCCGGTTCGGTTCCGTTTTcacggtccagttccggttccggttctagggtgctaacggtccggttccggttccaaaaattgtagaaccgttaggaacggttcggttccggtttcaccccagaaccggaccaaaccgacccgtgtgcacccctagtctcGGGCCTCAGAATCAACCTGTCCAAATCAAAAATGTTCGGCGTTAACCTTACAGACGAAGAGGTCAGCTCTTTTACTCGCTCTTTTGGTTGCTCTACCACCTCCCTCCCTGCTTCTTTCGTGGGCCTCCCATTATGTTTGGGAACGCCACCTATATCCATTTAGGATAAGGCCATCAACAAGTTCAAAAAGTATCTAGCCAGATGGAAGTGCAGATACCTTTCCCTGGGAGGCCGCATCACTCTCATCAAAGCAGCCCTCTCCAATCTTCCAACATACTTCATGTCTCTCCTAAAATGTCCAACAGCGGTGCTATCTAGGCTCGAAAATCTCAGGCGTGCCTTCCTCTGGAACAGAAAGGAAGATTACAAGAAATTCCACCTGGTCAATTGGTCTCAAGTCTGTCAGCGGCACGAATTTGGTGGGGTAGGTATTAAAGTCTTGAAGAGGATTAACATAGCCCTCCTTGGAAAGTGGATTTGGAGGCTAGGATCAGAGGATGATAATCTGTGGAACAAGATCATCAAAGGAAAACATGGTAGATCGAGAGGTGGTTGGTGGTCAAATGATTCTTCTCGTTATAGGGCCTCCCCCCTTTAGAAGGGGATTATTTCTATTAAGAAGGTAGTTCTTCCTTATATCGGCTTCGGTCTCGAAAATGGAGCCAAGATACAGTTTTGGGAAGATATATGGGTGGGTGAAGGCGTGAAGCCCCCCTGAAAGTTAATTTTCCGAACATTCATCGTCTAGCCTCCAACCCCATGTCTTTTGTTGCCAACTACTTCTCAGTTTTGGACAACAAGATCGACTAGATCATTGATGTTAGGAGGAACCTTCAGGACTGGGAGACTAATGAGCTTGCGGGTCTTCTTCAGCGCATTAATTCGAGCACGCCAGATATCTTCAGCCCGGACAAGCTAATTTGGAAGGCGAACAATTCCAGCACCTTCTCAGTCAAATCCCTCTACCATCACCTGGACCAAGGCTCGATCTCCTTTGAGATCCACCCTCCCTCAAAATTCTGGAAGTATTATGTTCCCCCCAAGCATGCTGTTTTCGCATGGCTAGTGGGGTCCAAACGAATTCTAACAATGGACAATTTGAGAAACGGAGGTTTGCCGATTGTCAACATATGCCTATTTTGCATGAAGAACGAAGAAAATATTGACCACCTCTTACTCTCCTATCCCTTCATTTCTGAAATTTGGTCAGATTTCCTCAGCTGCTTCAATTTGAAATAGTGTCTCCCCGGTTCGGTCTCTACGCTTATCAAAGCCTGGCACAGGGTCAGGTTGGGTaagaagaagacgaagatctAGCACATGGCGATCATAGCTATCTAGTGgtcggtttgggaagaaagaaacgacAGGTGTTTCAGGGACGTCTCCAATCCCATCGTGCATATCGTCAGTAAAGCCAAGCGTCTACTGATTGAATGGCTGGTTTATGTTGTAGGTTTTAATCaagtagattttctttttcttggggTGTAATTTTTAGTTTTGCCTTCTCGGCAAATCTTTTTGCCCCTATAAttatttccttcttgttctttcccCCCTCCCTTCTTCTCAATATATATtcagtgatctttcaaaaaaaaaaaaaacagccattTTAAAGTAAAATAACAGAATATACGAGAACTATATCGTGATTCGAGAATTGAGAAGATAATTAAGAAGCTGGTAAACTCCATATGTAATGAAACGAATGCTGATGGAGGTAATCTTGTAAGTTCTCTGTTATGATCCTACCCCATAGGAGATTTCTTGAGAGTAGAACCAGCAAGGACCATATGTTATTTCAGAAGTATGCAAAAATCTGTACTTGAAGATGGTTGAGGAAATTGTTCGTGTTTAGTTCCAGTTGCATAAATGAGCGTGATGTGACAGTGGAACACAAAGCAAGGGTTTAGAGTTGTAGACAAGATGCATGGGAGAAAATGGATTGTATGACATAATACTAAAATGCTTGTAACTTGTTCTCTAGATATTCCATTGAATTCCGTCAAGTCCACACATGTATAGAGCGCTGCCTATCACACCATTACACAATAATGTGGCATGCATGTGCAAATATCCAAGCAATCATTCAGTCCAACCACACTAAGTAGAACACCTAGGCTAAAATCTAGCAAGTTTATTTAGCTTAGAAAAACATATTTTATCCATCAGCTCCAGGCAAAATATAACATTCCGCACGCTAAGTGTCTCTATATATGATTATATTCAATGCAATCCTTCATGTTGACCCCTTTATGGATGTAAATGAGGAAGAGTCGTGGAAATAAAGAGGCATGAGATGCCTCGCCAATCCACATATCTTCCCAAATCCACACTCAACCCAAGTCATAAAACAATCCTGCTCCTCAAAAAGCTACACCTTACTTAACAACAAATAGCTTGGAAAAACATACTCTATCTGTCCATTAGATTCCTGAAATTCATATTCAATGCAAACCTTCACCTTGACTCCTTTGTGGATGTAAATGGACTGGAGACATGGAAACAGAGAGGAAATAGTTGCATTGCCAATCCAAGAACTTGCCAAATCCTCACGGCATCCAACCTTACCTTGAAAAGGATCCAGTGGAATATAAAAATTGTCCATCAACTAGATCAGACTGTCAAGACCGGAACCTAGCAAGAACCTATGCTGGTTGACTAAGCCCAGGTACGGGTACTAGGAACTGACCCAAACCCAATCCATTAGCACTATCAACAAAGTTCTCTAAGAGGATTGTTAGGCACAAGCGTGGATGAGGCGTGTCATCTATAAGCTATTGCATGTGTAGAGCAATGGAAATATAGAAGTTGTCCATCAAGGTCAGAGTGTCAAGATATTCTCACCAAAATATCAGGCTGATGGGCTCACCAGGTGCGCCCAATTCAATCCTCTGTTCAAGTAGTCAACTGACCTGCGAACCCAAAACAAGACTACCCCTAAAAGCCCAGTCTCATCAAATATTAACAAGAGATAATTATTATGTGGGTTTTTTGCATTTTAGCTACCACTGTTTTTCATTGGGCTATGTTTCTTttgatttcctttttcttttcttttttatctcctttaatccatttggttcttcatcatcatcatcatcatcatctaagcattatATTTGGGTTCAGCTTCATGAATCTTGTTCCAGCCAGGGTCAGCTACAAGAATcctattctgccattccactctatgagGACAATATCCTTAGTTAAACCCTCATCAACATATTCTTACTACTCCCCCCACGtcattttgggccttccccttgtccTTTTATAACCTTCAATTTGAATCAACATTGCCAAATTATCTAAGTGTACTTCCTTTTTCCAGCCAACTTTGCCCTGTTGCGATTTTGAGCAACCATGATCACTTGGATAGCATTGTAGCTGATGTGAATGTAGCAGTGAAGAGCTAGATCCTGGGGAAtttgaagaaagagaagaaagggaaaaccAATGATTATGGATATTGGCCATCAATCAATGAAGTCCTGAGAGTACATCCAGAAATAGACTTTCATTGGCCATCCATTGGAAAAATGAATTTCTTGTACCCATTGCATCCATTGGATAAGTTCTGCATTGCAATTTCACGGGCACATGCATGTACATGCACACACGCAAACATACACATACCCGCACAGACCCATAGTTGCACCTGAACGACTGAACACACATATGTCCTCATCCACTAAAAcgtgatatgtggggcccactgtgatgtttgcatgataATCGATCAGTCTGTGTCAGACCCCACATGTTCTCATTGGCGCCCAAAAATCCGGCTGAATTTTCCTAGAAACTCTAAAATAATGTGGTGTGGCACATCTGAATTTTGGTCATCCTGATTTTTAGGCACCAAGGAGAACATGAGGAGTCGCATGTGATGGACGATTTGCATCTTGAGAGAGGCAGCGCTTAGAGTAGGCACGGATGATGGTGTTCCATGAGTGTCGTGCGTGTTGAACACTGCCACAGCAATCATACATTGAATGCTGTCAAACTactaggaaaaaaagaaaaagaaaaaaaaaaaaacagagtctTCCCAAAACACTCCTATTACACCAACACCAAAACCTAGAAAAACCAAAAGAAATCAAATCACTAGAAAACCCCTATATTTGAAACCAAAACCCTACGCAAATACAGATTTCCACAAATAACTCCAATTCCACCAAAATCAAACCCAATCACATATTTTCTAGAAATCAGAGGCGAATCGCATACCTTTCGATGCGAAATTTGAG containing:
- the LOC131239172 gene encoding uncharacterized protein LOC131239172, with the translated sequence MPIGSVSLDASGSSGGILIAWKLSKWKLEESWSRSFSISVILTDISSNQRCLISSVYGPTLDSSRADLWSKLTSFRRKFQGPYGFIGDFNITRYAEEKSHGRIVSSIIRSFSNWIDDLQLVDLPLLGSRLTWTNCRLKPSLSRLDRFLLSPDWLETYPSTSQTTLPRSTSDHCLIMLSSEDLNWGPKPFRFESSWLNYDGFFQLVSDWWGSFQVEGYAGYNLCTKLRRLKTELKRWNKDVLSKRELTRNLSRLKFRRSMLQRKKAMSLEILAQRIQLIQSLSARALDNEIAWKQRSHAKWLKEGDNNSKFFHSIASMHARCNRISYIHVKGRRIEDKEEISKEAILHFISLLSADGWDRPGLDSLHFNNLSPLDVDSLVAPFSEEEVKTALNSLGSDKAPGPDGFPLCFFIFFGSLSKQTLCCFSKNSTTEESSPKA